From the Primulina tabacum isolate GXHZ01 chromosome 3, ASM2559414v2, whole genome shotgun sequence genome, one window contains:
- the LOC142539934 gene encoding calmodulin-binding transcription activator 2-like isoform X1, producing MAEIGSSYSPRHRLDAQQTLSEARHRWLRPAEICEILRCYEKYKVSPQPPNKPVSGSVFLFDRKILRYFRKDGHNWRKKNDGKTIKEAHEKLKVGSVDMLHCYYAHGEDNENFQRRSYWLLEQDLMHIVFVHYLEVKGNKTNSSYVRNIETETSYSENGISYRGTSPTSTMSSAYEDAESEDNHQASSRFHSYSESPLTDDSHPGFSSFNDLLQHPGNQQFAAANYKLLSQGIGEGEFSGGSFISGSQTIPDFASWQQVYGLRIIGEDVNEQVSGCSLPIQANWQPSYEDCSFHLNSTTVNQDLMLNLAHVPGSTFFEEKSLLPNQKNEMERSYTYPDEHKEQSEQSNLQMLISDSEYGNGINSNLDDVGSIHGNNNYSFSPKIPIMNGLQSQESLKKVDSFSRWVDKELGEADELQLKSTTGSSWSLMGSEDDSNMPGQLQEYIETLNPSISQDQLFSIIDFLPNWAYSNSETKVLVAGTFLKSEQELAKYRWSIMFGEVEVPAVVLVDGFLSCYAPPHNPGLVPFYITSSNRLSCSEIREFEFRVGSDQNSDVNEHDATIMHLQQRFEKLVCMGPVESQVNSVEDVFEKQIVVKAVISSIENEKRMDAKLESINGKSQLKMIGKQLLEKSLKEKFYDWLLQQVMEGRGLAFVDEMGQGVLHLAAALGFYWALQPIIVSGVSIDFRDVNGWTALHWASFYAREDTVAALVSLGASPGALTDPSSEFPLGRSPADLAAASGHKGISGFLAETSLTAHLSSLGVTDGQKDGSVNVSAVKAIQTLAERVAVPDSEKDVPDALSLKDSLTAVCNATQAASRIHQIYRIQSFQRKQLNIQGSEDLSPDEKAVSLVTAKTSRFGHSAGVTANTAATRIQKKFRGWRMRKEFLLIRQKIVKIQAHVRGHQVRKKYKPIIWSVGIMEKVILRWRRKGKGLRGFRSDAMLKEQNTQASLLHEDNYDFLKEGRKQAEERTHKALSRVKSMVQYPEARAQYRRLLTSAEVFRENKDASDRIPDNIVDTIYPEEDLFDLETLLDDDTFMSLAFE from the exons ATGGCCGAAATCGGATCGTCCTACAGTCCAAGGCACCGTTTAG ATGCTCAGCAGACATTGTCAGAAGCCCGACACCGGTGGCTGAGACCTGCTGAGATTTGTGAAATCCTGAGatgctatgaaaaatataaagTTTCTCCACAGCCTCCAAATAAGCCAGTTA GCGGTTCTGTTTTTCTTTTTGATCGGAAAATATTGAGGTACTTCCGGAAGGATGGTCATAACTGGAGAAAGAAAAATGATGGGAAAACTATTAAGGAAGCCCATGAAAAATTGAAG GTTGGAAGTGTTGATATGTTACACTGCTACTACGCTCATGGAGAGGATAATGAAAATTTTCAGAGGCGAAGCTATTGGTTGCTTGAGCA GGATCTCATGCACATAGTTTTTGTTCATTATCTGGAAGTTAAG GGTAATAAGACGAATAGCAGCTATGTTAGAAACATAGAGACAGAGACATCCTATTCTGAAAATGGAATTTCATATCGTGGAACTAGCCCCACCAGCACTATGTCCTCAGCATATGAAGATGCTGAATCCG AGGATAATCACCAAGCAAGTTCCAGATTTCATTCATATTCAGAGTCACCATTGACAGATGACAGCCATCCTGGTTTCTCAAGCTTTAATGATCTGCTACAACATCCAG GAAATCAGCAATTTGCTGCCGCAAATTACAAGTTACTTTCCCAGGGGATTGGGGAGGGAGAATTTAGTGGAGGCAGTTTTATATCTGGATCTCAAACAATACCTGATTTTGCATCATGGCAACAGGTTTACGGACTCCGTATCATAG GCGAAGATGTTAATGAGCAGGTATCTGGGTGTTCTCTGCCCATCCAAGCCAATTGGCAG CCCTCCTATGAAGACTGTTCATTTCATTTGAACAGTACAACTGTAAACCAGGATTTGATGTTGAATTTAGCTCATGTTCCTGGAAGTACTTTTTTTGAGGAGAAATCTCTTCTACCAAATCAAAAGAATGAGATGGAGCGCTCTTACACATATCCTGATGAGCATAAGGAGCAGTCTGAGCAAAGTAATCTTCAAATGCTGATTTCAGATTCTGAATATGGAAATGGAATAAACTCAAATTTGGATGATGTTGGGAGTATCCATGGAAATAATAACTACTCATTCTCGCCGAAAATCCCAATAATGAATGGATTACAGTCACAAGAAAGCTTGAAGAAAGTTGATAGCTTCTCCCGTTGGGTTGATAAAGAACTTGGAGAAGCTGATGAATTGCAATTGAAGTCAACTACTGGAAGTTCATGGAGTCTTATGGGAAGCGAGGATGACTCCAATATGCCAGGTCAATTGCAGGAATACATAGAAACACTGAACCCTTCTATTTCCCAGGATCAGCTTTTTAGCATTATTGATTTTTTGCCGAACTGGGCATATTCAAACTCAGAGACCAAG GTTTTGGTTGCTGGAACTTTTCTCAAAAGCGAACAGGAGTTGGCAAAATACAGATGGTCGATTATGTTTGGAGAAGTGGAGGTTCCAGCGGTGGTTTTAGTAGATGGATTTCTCTCTTGCTATGCTCCGCCACACAATCCTGGACTTGTTCCTTTCTATATAACTTCTTCAAACAGGTTGTCTTGTAGTGAAATAAGAGAATTTGAATTTAGGGTTGGGTCAGACCAAAATAGTGATGTCAATGAACATGATGCCACCATAATGCATCTCCAGCAACGGTTTGAGAAGTTGGTCTGCATGGGACCTGTTGAAAGCCAGGTAAATTCAGTGGAGGATGTTTTTGAAAAGCAGATTGTAGTCAAGGCTGTCATTTCTTCCATAGAGAACGAAAAGCGAATGGATGCCAAGCTGGAATCAATAAATGGCAAGTCACAGCTGAAAATGATTGGGAAACAGCTCCTTGAAAAGTCACTTAAAGAGAAATTTTATGATTGGCTTCTCCAACAAGTAATGGAAGGCAGGGGGCTAGCATTTGTTGATGAAATGGGTCAAGGTGTGTTGCATTTAGCAGCTGCTCTTGGTTTTTATTGGGCCCTTCAGCCAATTATAGTTTCAGGGGTGAGTATAGATTTTCGTGATGTGAATGGATGGACAGCACTACATTGGGCTTCATTCTATGCCAG GGAGGACACAGTTGCAGCCCTTGTTTCTTTGGGTGCATCTCCCGGAGCTCTGACAGATCCTTCTTCTGAATTTCCACTGGGTAGATCTCCTGCAGATCTGGCTGCTGCCAGTGGACACAAGGGGATTTCTGGTTTCCTAGCCGAGACTTCCTTGACTGCACACCTATCATCTCTTGGTGTGACTGATGGACAGAAAGATGGCAGTGTAAATGTTTCTGCAGTTAAAGCAATACAAACGCTTGCGGAGCGGGTGGCTGTTCCTGATTCTGAAAAGGATGTACCAGATGCACTCTCACTGAAGGATTCACTTACTGCTGTATGTAATGCTACTCAAGCAGCCTCTCGGATCCATCAAATTTACCGCATTCAATCATTTCAGAGGAAACAGCTTAACATACAGGGATCTGAAGATTTGTCTCCAGATGAAAAGGCTGTTTCCCTTGTAACAGCTAAAACAAGCAGGTTTGGTCATTCTGCTGGTGTGACAGCCAATACTGCTGCTACACGCATTCAGAAAAAGTTTCGTGGTTGGAGGATGCGAAAAGAATTTTTGCTAATAAGACAGAAAATTGTAAAAATCCAG GCTCATGTAAGGGGGCATCAAGTGAGGAAAAAGTATAAACCTATTATATGGTCAGTGGGAATCATGGAGAAGGTGATTTTACGATGGAGACGCAAAGGGAAGGGACTGCGTGGATTCCGATCTGATGCAATGTTGAAAGAGCAGAATACACAAGCCAGCTTGCTCCATGAGGATAATTATGACTTCCTGAAGGAAGGAAGAAAGCAAGCTGAAGAAAGGACGCATAAAGCACTTTCCAGGGTGAAGTCCATGGTTCAATATCCTGAAGCACGAGCTCAATACCGTAGGTTGCTGACTTCAGCTGAAGTTTTCCGCGAAAATAAG GATGCTTCAGATAGGATTCCAGACAACATCGTAGATACAATTTATCCTGAAGAGGATCTATTCGACTTGGAGACTCTGTTGGATGATGATACTTTCATGTCTCTTGCCTTCGAATGA
- the LOC142539934 gene encoding calmodulin-binding transcription activator 2-like isoform X2 codes for MAEIGSSYSPRHRLDAQQTLSEARHRWLRPAEICEILRCYEKYKVSPQPPNKPVSGSVFLFDRKILRYFRKDGHNWRKKNDGKTIKEAHEKLKVGSVDMLHCYYAHGEDNENFQRRSYWLLEQDLMHIVFVHYLEVKGNKTNSSYVRNIETETSYSENGISYRGTSPTSTMSSAYEDAESEDNHQASSRFHSYSESPLTDDSHPGFSSFNDLLQHPGEDVNEQVSGCSLPIQANWQPSYEDCSFHLNSTTVNQDLMLNLAHVPGSTFFEEKSLLPNQKNEMERSYTYPDEHKEQSEQSNLQMLISDSEYGNGINSNLDDVGSIHGNNNYSFSPKIPIMNGLQSQESLKKVDSFSRWVDKELGEADELQLKSTTGSSWSLMGSEDDSNMPGQLQEYIETLNPSISQDQLFSIIDFLPNWAYSNSETKVLVAGTFLKSEQELAKYRWSIMFGEVEVPAVVLVDGFLSCYAPPHNPGLVPFYITSSNRLSCSEIREFEFRVGSDQNSDVNEHDATIMHLQQRFEKLVCMGPVESQVNSVEDVFEKQIVVKAVISSIENEKRMDAKLESINGKSQLKMIGKQLLEKSLKEKFYDWLLQQVMEGRGLAFVDEMGQGVLHLAAALGFYWALQPIIVSGVSIDFRDVNGWTALHWASFYAREDTVAALVSLGASPGALTDPSSEFPLGRSPADLAAASGHKGISGFLAETSLTAHLSSLGVTDGQKDGSVNVSAVKAIQTLAERVAVPDSEKDVPDALSLKDSLTAVCNATQAASRIHQIYRIQSFQRKQLNIQGSEDLSPDEKAVSLVTAKTSRFGHSAGVTANTAATRIQKKFRGWRMRKEFLLIRQKIVKIQAHVRGHQVRKKYKPIIWSVGIMEKVILRWRRKGKGLRGFRSDAMLKEQNTQASLLHEDNYDFLKEGRKQAEERTHKALSRVKSMVQYPEARAQYRRLLTSAEVFRENKDASDRIPDNIVDTIYPEEDLFDLETLLDDDTFMSLAFE; via the exons ATGGCCGAAATCGGATCGTCCTACAGTCCAAGGCACCGTTTAG ATGCTCAGCAGACATTGTCAGAAGCCCGACACCGGTGGCTGAGACCTGCTGAGATTTGTGAAATCCTGAGatgctatgaaaaatataaagTTTCTCCACAGCCTCCAAATAAGCCAGTTA GCGGTTCTGTTTTTCTTTTTGATCGGAAAATATTGAGGTACTTCCGGAAGGATGGTCATAACTGGAGAAAGAAAAATGATGGGAAAACTATTAAGGAAGCCCATGAAAAATTGAAG GTTGGAAGTGTTGATATGTTACACTGCTACTACGCTCATGGAGAGGATAATGAAAATTTTCAGAGGCGAAGCTATTGGTTGCTTGAGCA GGATCTCATGCACATAGTTTTTGTTCATTATCTGGAAGTTAAG GGTAATAAGACGAATAGCAGCTATGTTAGAAACATAGAGACAGAGACATCCTATTCTGAAAATGGAATTTCATATCGTGGAACTAGCCCCACCAGCACTATGTCCTCAGCATATGAAGATGCTGAATCCG AGGATAATCACCAAGCAAGTTCCAGATTTCATTCATATTCAGAGTCACCATTGACAGATGACAGCCATCCTGGTTTCTCAAGCTTTAATGATCTGCTACAACATCCAG GCGAAGATGTTAATGAGCAGGTATCTGGGTGTTCTCTGCCCATCCAAGCCAATTGGCAG CCCTCCTATGAAGACTGTTCATTTCATTTGAACAGTACAACTGTAAACCAGGATTTGATGTTGAATTTAGCTCATGTTCCTGGAAGTACTTTTTTTGAGGAGAAATCTCTTCTACCAAATCAAAAGAATGAGATGGAGCGCTCTTACACATATCCTGATGAGCATAAGGAGCAGTCTGAGCAAAGTAATCTTCAAATGCTGATTTCAGATTCTGAATATGGAAATGGAATAAACTCAAATTTGGATGATGTTGGGAGTATCCATGGAAATAATAACTACTCATTCTCGCCGAAAATCCCAATAATGAATGGATTACAGTCACAAGAAAGCTTGAAGAAAGTTGATAGCTTCTCCCGTTGGGTTGATAAAGAACTTGGAGAAGCTGATGAATTGCAATTGAAGTCAACTACTGGAAGTTCATGGAGTCTTATGGGAAGCGAGGATGACTCCAATATGCCAGGTCAATTGCAGGAATACATAGAAACACTGAACCCTTCTATTTCCCAGGATCAGCTTTTTAGCATTATTGATTTTTTGCCGAACTGGGCATATTCAAACTCAGAGACCAAG GTTTTGGTTGCTGGAACTTTTCTCAAAAGCGAACAGGAGTTGGCAAAATACAGATGGTCGATTATGTTTGGAGAAGTGGAGGTTCCAGCGGTGGTTTTAGTAGATGGATTTCTCTCTTGCTATGCTCCGCCACACAATCCTGGACTTGTTCCTTTCTATATAACTTCTTCAAACAGGTTGTCTTGTAGTGAAATAAGAGAATTTGAATTTAGGGTTGGGTCAGACCAAAATAGTGATGTCAATGAACATGATGCCACCATAATGCATCTCCAGCAACGGTTTGAGAAGTTGGTCTGCATGGGACCTGTTGAAAGCCAGGTAAATTCAGTGGAGGATGTTTTTGAAAAGCAGATTGTAGTCAAGGCTGTCATTTCTTCCATAGAGAACGAAAAGCGAATGGATGCCAAGCTGGAATCAATAAATGGCAAGTCACAGCTGAAAATGATTGGGAAACAGCTCCTTGAAAAGTCACTTAAAGAGAAATTTTATGATTGGCTTCTCCAACAAGTAATGGAAGGCAGGGGGCTAGCATTTGTTGATGAAATGGGTCAAGGTGTGTTGCATTTAGCAGCTGCTCTTGGTTTTTATTGGGCCCTTCAGCCAATTATAGTTTCAGGGGTGAGTATAGATTTTCGTGATGTGAATGGATGGACAGCACTACATTGGGCTTCATTCTATGCCAG GGAGGACACAGTTGCAGCCCTTGTTTCTTTGGGTGCATCTCCCGGAGCTCTGACAGATCCTTCTTCTGAATTTCCACTGGGTAGATCTCCTGCAGATCTGGCTGCTGCCAGTGGACACAAGGGGATTTCTGGTTTCCTAGCCGAGACTTCCTTGACTGCACACCTATCATCTCTTGGTGTGACTGATGGACAGAAAGATGGCAGTGTAAATGTTTCTGCAGTTAAAGCAATACAAACGCTTGCGGAGCGGGTGGCTGTTCCTGATTCTGAAAAGGATGTACCAGATGCACTCTCACTGAAGGATTCACTTACTGCTGTATGTAATGCTACTCAAGCAGCCTCTCGGATCCATCAAATTTACCGCATTCAATCATTTCAGAGGAAACAGCTTAACATACAGGGATCTGAAGATTTGTCTCCAGATGAAAAGGCTGTTTCCCTTGTAACAGCTAAAACAAGCAGGTTTGGTCATTCTGCTGGTGTGACAGCCAATACTGCTGCTACACGCATTCAGAAAAAGTTTCGTGGTTGGAGGATGCGAAAAGAATTTTTGCTAATAAGACAGAAAATTGTAAAAATCCAG GCTCATGTAAGGGGGCATCAAGTGAGGAAAAAGTATAAACCTATTATATGGTCAGTGGGAATCATGGAGAAGGTGATTTTACGATGGAGACGCAAAGGGAAGGGACTGCGTGGATTCCGATCTGATGCAATGTTGAAAGAGCAGAATACACAAGCCAGCTTGCTCCATGAGGATAATTATGACTTCCTGAAGGAAGGAAGAAAGCAAGCTGAAGAAAGGACGCATAAAGCACTTTCCAGGGTGAAGTCCATGGTTCAATATCCTGAAGCACGAGCTCAATACCGTAGGTTGCTGACTTCAGCTGAAGTTTTCCGCGAAAATAAG GATGCTTCAGATAGGATTCCAGACAACATCGTAGATACAATTTATCCTGAAGAGGATCTATTCGACTTGGAGACTCTGTTGGATGATGATACTTTCATGTCTCTTGCCTTCGAATGA
- the LOC142539934 gene encoding calmodulin-binding transcription activator 2-like isoform X3 produces MLHCYYAHGEDNENFQRRSYWLLEQDLMHIVFVHYLEVKGNKTNSSYVRNIETETSYSENGISYRGTSPTSTMSSAYEDAESEDNHQASSRFHSYSESPLTDDSHPGFSSFNDLLQHPGNQQFAAANYKLLSQGIGEGEFSGGSFISGSQTIPDFASWQQVYGLRIIGEDVNEQVSGCSLPIQANWQPSYEDCSFHLNSTTVNQDLMLNLAHVPGSTFFEEKSLLPNQKNEMERSYTYPDEHKEQSEQSNLQMLISDSEYGNGINSNLDDVGSIHGNNNYSFSPKIPIMNGLQSQESLKKVDSFSRWVDKELGEADELQLKSTTGSSWSLMGSEDDSNMPGQLQEYIETLNPSISQDQLFSIIDFLPNWAYSNSETKVLVAGTFLKSEQELAKYRWSIMFGEVEVPAVVLVDGFLSCYAPPHNPGLVPFYITSSNRLSCSEIREFEFRVGSDQNSDVNEHDATIMHLQQRFEKLVCMGPVESQVNSVEDVFEKQIVVKAVISSIENEKRMDAKLESINGKSQLKMIGKQLLEKSLKEKFYDWLLQQVMEGRGLAFVDEMGQGVLHLAAALGFYWALQPIIVSGVSIDFRDVNGWTALHWASFYAREDTVAALVSLGASPGALTDPSSEFPLGRSPADLAAASGHKGISGFLAETSLTAHLSSLGVTDGQKDGSVNVSAVKAIQTLAERVAVPDSEKDVPDALSLKDSLTAVCNATQAASRIHQIYRIQSFQRKQLNIQGSEDLSPDEKAVSLVTAKTSRFGHSAGVTANTAATRIQKKFRGWRMRKEFLLIRQKIVKIQAHVRGHQVRKKYKPIIWSVGIMEKVILRWRRKGKGLRGFRSDAMLKEQNTQASLLHEDNYDFLKEGRKQAEERTHKALSRVKSMVQYPEARAQYRRLLTSAEVFRENKDASDRIPDNIVDTIYPEEDLFDLETLLDDDTFMSLAFE; encoded by the exons ATGTTACACTGCTACTACGCTCATGGAGAGGATAATGAAAATTTTCAGAGGCGAAGCTATTGGTTGCTTGAGCA GGATCTCATGCACATAGTTTTTGTTCATTATCTGGAAGTTAAG GGTAATAAGACGAATAGCAGCTATGTTAGAAACATAGAGACAGAGACATCCTATTCTGAAAATGGAATTTCATATCGTGGAACTAGCCCCACCAGCACTATGTCCTCAGCATATGAAGATGCTGAATCCG AGGATAATCACCAAGCAAGTTCCAGATTTCATTCATATTCAGAGTCACCATTGACAGATGACAGCCATCCTGGTTTCTCAAGCTTTAATGATCTGCTACAACATCCAG GAAATCAGCAATTTGCTGCCGCAAATTACAAGTTACTTTCCCAGGGGATTGGGGAGGGAGAATTTAGTGGAGGCAGTTTTATATCTGGATCTCAAACAATACCTGATTTTGCATCATGGCAACAGGTTTACGGACTCCGTATCATAG GCGAAGATGTTAATGAGCAGGTATCTGGGTGTTCTCTGCCCATCCAAGCCAATTGGCAG CCCTCCTATGAAGACTGTTCATTTCATTTGAACAGTACAACTGTAAACCAGGATTTGATGTTGAATTTAGCTCATGTTCCTGGAAGTACTTTTTTTGAGGAGAAATCTCTTCTACCAAATCAAAAGAATGAGATGGAGCGCTCTTACACATATCCTGATGAGCATAAGGAGCAGTCTGAGCAAAGTAATCTTCAAATGCTGATTTCAGATTCTGAATATGGAAATGGAATAAACTCAAATTTGGATGATGTTGGGAGTATCCATGGAAATAATAACTACTCATTCTCGCCGAAAATCCCAATAATGAATGGATTACAGTCACAAGAAAGCTTGAAGAAAGTTGATAGCTTCTCCCGTTGGGTTGATAAAGAACTTGGAGAAGCTGATGAATTGCAATTGAAGTCAACTACTGGAAGTTCATGGAGTCTTATGGGAAGCGAGGATGACTCCAATATGCCAGGTCAATTGCAGGAATACATAGAAACACTGAACCCTTCTATTTCCCAGGATCAGCTTTTTAGCATTATTGATTTTTTGCCGAACTGGGCATATTCAAACTCAGAGACCAAG GTTTTGGTTGCTGGAACTTTTCTCAAAAGCGAACAGGAGTTGGCAAAATACAGATGGTCGATTATGTTTGGAGAAGTGGAGGTTCCAGCGGTGGTTTTAGTAGATGGATTTCTCTCTTGCTATGCTCCGCCACACAATCCTGGACTTGTTCCTTTCTATATAACTTCTTCAAACAGGTTGTCTTGTAGTGAAATAAGAGAATTTGAATTTAGGGTTGGGTCAGACCAAAATAGTGATGTCAATGAACATGATGCCACCATAATGCATCTCCAGCAACGGTTTGAGAAGTTGGTCTGCATGGGACCTGTTGAAAGCCAGGTAAATTCAGTGGAGGATGTTTTTGAAAAGCAGATTGTAGTCAAGGCTGTCATTTCTTCCATAGAGAACGAAAAGCGAATGGATGCCAAGCTGGAATCAATAAATGGCAAGTCACAGCTGAAAATGATTGGGAAACAGCTCCTTGAAAAGTCACTTAAAGAGAAATTTTATGATTGGCTTCTCCAACAAGTAATGGAAGGCAGGGGGCTAGCATTTGTTGATGAAATGGGTCAAGGTGTGTTGCATTTAGCAGCTGCTCTTGGTTTTTATTGGGCCCTTCAGCCAATTATAGTTTCAGGGGTGAGTATAGATTTTCGTGATGTGAATGGATGGACAGCACTACATTGGGCTTCATTCTATGCCAG GGAGGACACAGTTGCAGCCCTTGTTTCTTTGGGTGCATCTCCCGGAGCTCTGACAGATCCTTCTTCTGAATTTCCACTGGGTAGATCTCCTGCAGATCTGGCTGCTGCCAGTGGACACAAGGGGATTTCTGGTTTCCTAGCCGAGACTTCCTTGACTGCACACCTATCATCTCTTGGTGTGACTGATGGACAGAAAGATGGCAGTGTAAATGTTTCTGCAGTTAAAGCAATACAAACGCTTGCGGAGCGGGTGGCTGTTCCTGATTCTGAAAAGGATGTACCAGATGCACTCTCACTGAAGGATTCACTTACTGCTGTATGTAATGCTACTCAAGCAGCCTCTCGGATCCATCAAATTTACCGCATTCAATCATTTCAGAGGAAACAGCTTAACATACAGGGATCTGAAGATTTGTCTCCAGATGAAAAGGCTGTTTCCCTTGTAACAGCTAAAACAAGCAGGTTTGGTCATTCTGCTGGTGTGACAGCCAATACTGCTGCTACACGCATTCAGAAAAAGTTTCGTGGTTGGAGGATGCGAAAAGAATTTTTGCTAATAAGACAGAAAATTGTAAAAATCCAG GCTCATGTAAGGGGGCATCAAGTGAGGAAAAAGTATAAACCTATTATATGGTCAGTGGGAATCATGGAGAAGGTGATTTTACGATGGAGACGCAAAGGGAAGGGACTGCGTGGATTCCGATCTGATGCAATGTTGAAAGAGCAGAATACACAAGCCAGCTTGCTCCATGAGGATAATTATGACTTCCTGAAGGAAGGAAGAAAGCAAGCTGAAGAAAGGACGCATAAAGCACTTTCCAGGGTGAAGTCCATGGTTCAATATCCTGAAGCACGAGCTCAATACCGTAGGTTGCTGACTTCAGCTGAAGTTTTCCGCGAAAATAAG GATGCTTCAGATAGGATTCCAGACAACATCGTAGATACAATTTATCCTGAAGAGGATCTATTCGACTTGGAGACTCTGTTGGATGATGATACTTTCATGTCTCTTGCCTTCGAATGA